One Fibrobacter sp. UWP2 genomic region harbors:
- the opgC gene encoding OpgC domain-containing protein, with protein sequence MRIRALDSIRGLLLLQMTLDHFGKPISHYLYQCFGFFSAAEGFFFLSGFVGMLAATSKSGKDPHQSWMRWRAFKTWRYHMATLAIVCIAAATLLPRISHFFDPLYQHPVTGSLWSLALVNTPEWLDVLPLYVLFLFIGSFVFPWFVRAKKLRTVFALWLPFLAIWGAAQFGLRGAINSLFPGWLTHGDFDPFAWQCVYFTGAAVAAWWTRAKTVPGCKATQIVERLTPTVMVALVFCFLWSHQFIPLALPGDLLTSKVHVGALRFANFFAFMMLVCWIVRTWPSALDFRPTNVMGRHSLDVYTAHNFVIYLWMALPGSIRYHGPWNVLAPVLACVALWGLARVREPKPAAK encoded by the coding sequence GTGAGGATTCGGGCACTAGATTCCATCCGCGGGCTTCTGCTTTTGCAGATGACCTTGGACCATTTTGGCAAGCCCATATCGCATTACCTTTACCAGTGCTTCGGCTTCTTTAGTGCGGCCGAAGGTTTTTTCTTTTTGTCGGGGTTCGTCGGGATGCTTGCCGCCACGAGCAAGAGCGGCAAGGACCCTCACCAGAGCTGGATGCGCTGGAGGGCCTTTAAAACCTGGCGCTACCACATGGCGACCCTCGCCATCGTCTGCATTGCCGCGGCGACTCTCCTCCCCCGCATATCGCACTTTTTTGACCCGCTCTACCAGCACCCCGTAACAGGGAGCCTGTGGAGCCTCGCCCTGGTGAACACACCCGAGTGGCTCGACGTGCTGCCGCTCTACGTGCTCTTTTTGTTCATCGGCTCCTTTGTGTTCCCGTGGTTTGTGCGGGCAAAAAAACTCCGCACCGTCTTTGCGTTGTGGCTCCCTTTTTTGGCGATTTGGGGAGCAGCGCAGTTCGGCTTGCGCGGCGCCATCAACAGCCTGTTCCCGGGCTGGCTCACCCACGGCGACTTTGACCCGTTCGCCTGGCAGTGCGTGTATTTTACCGGCGCCGCCGTAGCCGCCTGGTGGACTCGCGCCAAGACCGTCCCCGGTTGCAAGGCCACCCAGATCGTCGAGCGCCTGACCCCGACCGTCATGGTCGCCCTCGTGTTCTGCTTCTTGTGGTCGCACCAGTTCATCCCGCTGGCCTTGCCGGGGGATCTGCTTACCAGCAAGGTGCACGTGGGGGCGCTCCGCTTTGCGAACTTCTTTGCGTTCATGATGCTCGTTTGCTGGATTGTGCGCACCTGGCCGAGCGCCCTCGACTTCCGCCCCACCAACGTGATGGGCAGGCACAGCCTGGACGTTTATACCGCGCACAACTTTGTCATCTACCTGTGGATGGCGCTGCCCGGGAGCATCCGTTACCACGGGCCGTGGAACGTGCTCGCCCCGGTTCTTGCCTGTGTTGCCCTGTGGGGCCTTGCCCGAGTGCGGGAGCCCAAACCCGCGGCTAAATAA
- a CDS encoding glycogen synthase: MDILVVSPEAGNWEAPSPLVTAVNRMTDAFGRAGANVLTCSPFYKDHLMHVENYECIFQGVERLQGKPFEVWKSKSDPLHTYIFNEDYFGRPHVYGPPHSVPYGDNHRRFAFLASAALSYAIETKVNYTAILGHEWGGALAGALTHTVYQNEFGNVPFFFTIHNITYDFHVGSGEIDAIGLPREDYNMDGYEFWGKVSLLKAGICYAHKVLFPSPGYRDAMLNTNLPGGLSGFLSHNADKLIGVQFGVSYQVWDFNAQDKLPIKEAKHKAKETLAKKLGSNFGNKLVLYVHLDEEAGNTSETLATVLSDITKLDVFIVVGLSPEHPEWNYFNDVSKQYPDTMKVLELTPNFESISTLRGALAGSDVLFAANLREPSSSIILKALACGTLPLTGFNVGVASSLDDYAPETAGNANAFLVEDANAPHLMLRRLKDALHVYQNEVADWDKAVVNAYSGFHYEWDRTISKYLLILGELGL; the protein is encoded by the coding sequence ATGGATATTTTAGTTGTCAGCCCTGAAGCCGGCAACTGGGAAGCCCCCAGCCCGCTGGTGACCGCGGTGAACCGAATGACGGATGCATTCGGCAGGGCCGGTGCTAACGTCTTGACCTGCTCCCCCTTCTACAAAGACCACCTGATGCACGTCGAGAACTACGAGTGCATTTTCCAGGGGGTCGAGCGCCTGCAGGGCAAGCCCTTCGAGGTCTGGAAGTCCAAGTCGGACCCCCTGCACACCTACATTTTTAACGAAGACTACTTTGGAAGGCCCCACGTTTACGGGCCGCCGCACAGCGTCCCCTACGGCGACAACCACCGCCGTTTCGCCTTCCTCGCCTCGGCGGCACTGAGCTACGCCATCGAGACCAAGGTCAACTACACCGCCATCCTCGGCCACGAGTGGGGCGGCGCCCTCGCCGGCGCCCTCACGCACACCGTGTACCAAAACGAGTTCGGCAACGTCCCGTTCTTCTTCACCATCCACAACATCACCTACGACTTCCACGTGGGGTCCGGCGAAATTGACGCCATCGGCCTCCCCCGCGAAGACTACAACATGGATGGCTACGAGTTCTGGGGCAAGGTGAGCCTCCTCAAGGCGGGCATTTGCTACGCCCACAAGGTGCTGTTCCCCTCGCCCGGCTACCGCGACGCCATGCTCAACACCAACCTGCCCGGCGGCCTCAGCGGCTTTTTGAGCCACAACGCCGACAAGCTCATTGGCGTGCAGTTCGGCGTGAGCTACCAGGTGTGGGACTTTAACGCCCAGGACAAGCTCCCCATCAAGGAAGCCAAGCACAAGGCAAAGGAGACACTCGCCAAAAAGCTGGGCTCGAACTTTGGCAACAAGCTGGTGCTGTACGTGCACCTGGACGAAGAAGCGGGCAACACCTCCGAGACCCTCGCGACCGTGCTCTCCGACATCACCAAGCTCGACGTGTTCATTGTGGTGGGGCTCTCGCCCGAGCACCCCGAGTGGAACTACTTTAACGACGTCTCCAAGCAGTACCCCGACACCATGAAGGTGCTGGAGCTCACCCCCAACTTCGAGAGCATCTCCACGCTGCGCGGCGCCCTGGCAGGCTCCGACGTGCTGTTCGCCGCCAACCTGCGCGAGCCCTCGTCGTCCATCATCTTGAAGGCGCTCGCCTGCGGGACGCTCCCCCTCACCGGGTTCAACGTGGGCGTGGCCAGCAGCCTGGACGACTACGCCCCCGAGACCGCCGGCAACGCGAACGCGTTTTTGGTCGAGGACGCCAACGCGCCGCACCTGATGCTGCGCCGGCTCAAGGACGCGCTCCACGTGTACCAGAACGAAGTCGCCGACTGGGACAAGGCGGTGGTGAACGCCTACAGCGGGTTCCACTACGAGTGGGACCGCACGATTTCGAAATATTTGCTAATATTGGGCGAGCTGGGACTTTAG
- a CDS encoding nucleotidyl transferase AbiEii/AbiGii toxin family protein, which yields MITNNEMKLKALLKGLSVKFGITPQATLQMYCLERLLDRIAASRFRKLPLTVDLTTGDTIIPHEIEYMYKCVFDDKEIPVLAYPLENVFAEKLDTIVSRGAANTRTRDFYDVYMLYALKKDEINFKTLRIALEATSRRRNTFETLEGYPQILESIKVDLVQNDFWKRFVAKNPFAKGITLPQVLDCAKEILDLTGV from the coding sequence GTGATTACGAATAACGAGATGAAGCTAAAGGCATTACTGAAGGGCCTGTCTGTAAAATTTGGAATCACGCCTCAAGCAACCTTGCAAATGTATTGCCTCGAACGCTTGCTGGACAGAATTGCTGCTTCTAGGTTCCGCAAACTTCCTTTGACTGTAGATCTTACAACTGGAGATACCATCATTCCCCATGAAATAGAATATATGTATAAGTGCGTGTTTGACGATAAGGAGATTCCGGTTTTGGCTTATCCGCTAGAGAATGTTTTTGCGGAAAAACTTGATACAATTGTTTCGAGAGGTGCGGCTAATACACGAACTAGAGATTTCTACGATGTGTATATGCTTTATGCATTGAAGAAAGATGAAATAAACTTCAAAACGCTAAGGATTGCTCTTGAAGCGACTTCTCGCCGGCGGAATACGTTCGAAACTTTGGAAGGATATCCGCAAATCCTAGAATCGATTAAAGTGGATTTGGTTCAAAATGACTTTTGGAAAAGATTTGTTGCCAAGAATCCGTTTGCTAAAGGGATAACGTTGCCGCAGGTTCTTGACTGCGCTAAAGAAATACTGGATTTGACGGGGGTTTGA
- a CDS encoding type IV toxin-antitoxin system AbiEi family antitoxin domain-containing protein, translated as MNVNNKEKTLMNLLLEKGGRITAKQASLAGIHRMILKQLSDVGKIVRVARGVYQLESAQEDELLNLQHRCPTGVFSCETALFLHSLTERAPFMWTMTFKGFYHSPSLAKNGIVVKHSSKNLYPLEIVEVKTPLGNVVRAYSAERTLCEIMTAKVAADIQTITYAIKTYASRKEKNIPKLLQLAKTFHVEKKLRTYLEVLL; from the coding sequence ATGAATGTCAATAATAAAGAAAAGACACTAATGAACCTTCTCTTGGAAAAGGGCGGGCGGATTACTGCGAAGCAGGCTTCGCTTGCAGGTATCCACAGGATGATCCTGAAACAGCTTTCCGATGTCGGGAAAATCGTAAGGGTTGCGCGCGGAGTGTATCAGTTGGAATCGGCACAAGAGGACGAACTCCTGAATTTGCAGCATCGTTGCCCGACGGGCGTATTCTCGTGCGAAACGGCTTTGTTCTTGCATTCTCTGACAGAACGCGCGCCGTTTATGTGGACCATGACGTTTAAGGGGTTCTACCATTCGCCCTCTCTAGCAAAAAATGGAATTGTGGTAAAGCATTCTTCGAAGAATCTTTATCCTCTTGAAATTGTAGAAGTCAAAACGCCCTTAGGTAACGTTGTGCGTGCCTATTCTGCCGAAAGGACCTTGTGCGAAATCATGACGGCCAAAGTTGCGGCCGATATCCAGACAATAACCTATGCAATTAAAACGTACGCCAGCCGTAAAGAAAAGAATATTCCGAAATTGTTGCAACTCGCAAAGACTTTTCATGTAGAAAAAAAACTCAGGACGTATTTAGAGGTGTTGCTGTGA
- a CDS encoding AAA family ATPase, whose protein sequence is MLIRFEGNENDQNFHEKTPMELSIENFAKIKTASIKLDGITAIAGLNDTGKSTVGKILYGMFSAIANIDKSVVLAKKRSIQQELNSLLHQNNLNSHGSISQSAFRYTREFIDDLVVSENKTDALDAYLRNLEERQKEFEITYNEDLKTQITESIRKVLSIPDEKVAQSVVSLAFQKIFNERINNIDNPDADATVGLLVKNRPIELVFRDDSLESMRREISLVNSATYIDNPFVLDRLNQLTIYENREAPWVRNLTNKLISLNEKKKNEALEDEALSRMIVSEGLQKILDELDEVAPGSIDNTHDGYLYRREKSGKALSVNSLSTGLKAFAIIKRLLLNQGLKERDVLILDEPEVHLHPKWQLKYAEIIVLLQKTFNLTVVVTTHSSHFLEALDLYSKIHKTSDVCSYYFASCIQNSDLVSFENVTGQLEKIYSNLVQPSFLIDEIKEKYGVE, encoded by the coding sequence ATGTTAATTAGATTTGAGGGGAATGAGAATGATCAAAATTTCCACGAGAAAACGCCAATGGAATTAAGCATTGAAAATTTTGCAAAAATAAAGACTGCCAGTATTAAGTTGGACGGCATAACTGCGATTGCCGGTTTGAACGATACTGGGAAAAGTACCGTGGGGAAAATTTTGTATGGGATGTTTAGCGCCATAGCCAATATTGACAAATCAGTTGTGCTGGCGAAGAAGCGTAGCATTCAGCAAGAACTCAATTCGCTTCTTCATCAGAATAACCTGAATTCGCACGGAAGTATATCTCAAAGTGCATTTAGATATACGCGAGAATTTATTGATGATTTGGTTGTTTCGGAAAATAAAACGGATGCGCTTGATGCGTATCTACGGAATCTTGAAGAAAGACAAAAAGAGTTTGAAATTACATACAATGAAGACTTGAAAACGCAAATTACCGAGTCGATAAGGAAAGTTCTGTCTATTCCAGACGAAAAAGTGGCGCAATCGGTTGTTTCGCTGGCTTTCCAAAAGATTTTCAATGAACGAATTAATAACATTGACAATCCGGATGCCGATGCTACCGTCGGGTTGTTGGTGAAAAATAGACCAATTGAATTAGTATTTCGTGACGATTCTCTAGAGTCTATGCGTAGAGAAATTTCTTTGGTTAATTCTGCTACGTATATAGACAATCCGTTCGTGTTGGATAGATTGAACCAATTGACGATTTATGAGAATAGGGAGGCTCCGTGGGTAAGAAATTTAACAAATAAGCTCATTTCGTTAAATGAGAAGAAAAAGAATGAAGCCTTAGAGGACGAAGCGCTTTCAAGAATGATTGTTAGCGAAGGCTTGCAAAAGATTCTTGATGAACTGGATGAAGTAGCTCCTGGTTCTATTGATAACACTCATGATGGATATTTGTACAGGCGGGAAAAAAGCGGAAAAGCCTTATCCGTCAATTCCTTGTCAACGGGTTTAAAAGCTTTCGCAATTATCAAACGCCTCCTCTTGAATCAAGGCTTGAAAGAAAGGGATGTTCTTATTTTGGACGAGCCGGAAGTGCATTTGCATCCTAAATGGCAGCTGAAGTATGCAGAAATCATCGTTCTTCTTCAGAAAACGTTCAATTTGACTGTTGTTGTGACGACGCATAGTTCCCATTTTTTGGAAGCCTTGGATTTGTATTCTAAAATCCACAAGACAAGTGATGTCTGCTCATACTACTTTGCTTCTTGCATTCAGAATTCTGATTTAGTCTCGTTTGAAAATGTAACGGGACAATTGGAAAAGATTTACAGTAATCTCGTTCAACCGAGTTTTCTTATTGACGAAATCAAAGAAAAGTACGGGGTTGAATGA